A genomic stretch from Scheffersomyces stipitis CBS 6054 chromosome 6, complete sequence includes:
- the SWR1 gene encoding snf family helicase (go_function DNA binding; ATP binding; nucleic acid binding; helicase activity; type III site-specific deoxyribonuclease activity~go_process DNA restriction-modification system): SKSEKLARIITNFNLSVNELFHLREYQSIVSWNPSDFSTAIPGHQIPELFEIFTQDAANQIEWDANVEDLSSIPLRLQKKVLAEREKKLLLKYPFKNDVIDMSKQLEREIISRALEEPEGETHTTTKSNGSVPKPQKQANGHSKTLKSKKKVKQKRIDEQEVDVEIEDEEEDPDDEINTNYRLKAVKYTIAPPLVTHPSHIPAWRPEISNADGIQDGSEEHQILEFNPEPITVVKNRDGNIVAPNITSKLHNYLESNYKVAIVDDSNVDYNNTAEEFEVVTAQQENMLKEIYHKCTIDNSLELNGDKIERRKIVLPQASNLRQTSDPFRNTATVTPKVQGSTNNLTHHDYLLNQGISFAKLHQQMRKQHSSRTKRIAQMVDQYFKRKNGEKDRLARERELNLKKLSRLAAQAVKKRWTQANKVYSIIQQQKEDELKQIQGREHLSQMLEHSTQLLEAQFNKSSREATTEPEFDSDSESVLSNSDENFSTSDESEQENSDTERVTRAKDGDMSLSVEELKQKYSTLQESVEPTSSAPSDRDNDSDDDSEEEEDGIVVSQGLSALYGGSELSASATPQLADVEYTEEQKKLIEELNTEAREDPALNSDSESSGFSSEDENESGSDESETVEEDDEEEEKDVPDKKENGYVSNLGSLFNGRNDASEEEEEGSYSESDGKTSEDEMMSTTDEESDVVENGDIPMEDEVKQETEEGALQEINGAKVKDVPLPSLLRGTLRPYQKQGLNWLASLYNNDTNGILADEMGLGKTIQTISLLSYLACEHHIWGPHLIVVPTSVMLNWEMEFKKFAPGFKVMTYYGSPQQRAQKRKGWNNPDTFHVCITSYQLVVQDQQSFKRRKWRYMILDEAHNIKNFRSTRWRALLNFNTENRLLLTGTPLQNNLMELWSLLYFLMPSSKVNQAMPEGFANLDDFQTWFGRPVDKILEQTSATSTSDIVDENEKTTHRLDDETRNTVARLHQVLRPYLLRRLKKDVEKQMPGKYEHIVYCRLSKRQRFLYDDFMSRAKTKETLASGNFLSIINCLMQLRKVCNHPDLFEVRPIVTSLSMPRSVCNSFSSSAALIRKELTDENLMKGINFNVLNLDITNSDNLNYFVSQSASKLKSSKELDAQIQKLSNLVPSELGDVPDVSDYLKYYQYIKTCEQIEVRDKLKHILYLNSLRCSRSPIYGESLLRFLTKEKKKEDSDLYDNLFLSVNDRVRVLGDVIEKFSVITPAVVALDMKDQIIPLSTQRRIMDEVANNQIENPFHKSQTKLSIAFPDKSLLQYDCGKLQKLAKLLQNLTAGGHRALIFTQMTKVLDILEQFLNIHGYRYSRLDGATKIEDRQLLTEKFNRDPKISVFILSTRSGGLGINLTGADTVIFYDSDWNPAMDKQCQDRCHRIGQSRDVHIYRFVSEYTIESNILKKANQKRQLDNVVIQEGEFTTDYFGKFSVRDLVNDTTIADQIPDRELDFTGDAKMEKAFAQVEDEDDRTAANEAMKEVAVDDEDFDEESKSATTGGTPAQTPVGVPAVKQDEPVDVDYEEGIGHIDEYMLRFIADGYYND; this comes from the exons TCTAAATCAGAAAAACTAGCTCGTATCATAACCAATTTCAATCTCTCAGTAAATGAACTTTTCCACCTCAGAGAATATCAGTCGATAGTCTCGTGGAATCCCTCCGATTTTTCCACTGCTATACCCGGCCATCAAATTCCGGAGTTGTTTGAGATATTCACACAAGACGCAGCCAACCAGATTGAGTGGGACGCTaatgttgaagatttgaGCTCCATACCTTTACGACTTCAAAAGAAAGTACTAGCCGAacgagaaaagaagttgttaCTTAAGTATCCGTTCAAGAACGATGTCATAGATATGAGCAAACAGCTAGAACGAGAAATCATAAGTCGTGCATTGGAAGAGCCAGAAGGAGAAACTCATACTACGACTAAGAGTAATGGCTCAGTACCCAAGCCTCAAAAACAAGCCAATGGCCATTCGAAAACgttgaagagcaagaaaaaGGTTaaacagaaaagaattgacGAACAGGAAGTAGatgtagaaattgaagacgaagaagaggatcCCGATGACGAAATAAATACAAATTACAGGTTAAAAGCTGTCAAATACACCATAGCTCCACCGTTAGTAACGCATCCGTCACATATTCCAGCGTGGAGACCCGAGATTAGTAATGCTGATGGAATCCAGGATGGCTCTGAAGAACACCAGATCCTCGAATTCAACCCTGAGCCCATCACCGTGGTAAAGAACCGTGATGGAAACATAGTAGCACCAAATATAACTTCGAAATTGCACAACTACTTGGAGTCCAACTACAAGGTAGCCATAGTGGATGACAGTAATGTCGACTACAACAACACAGCGGAAGAGTTTGAGGTTGTGACTGCACAACAGGAAAACATGTTGAAAGAGATATACCACAAGTGTACAATAGACAACAGTTTGGAGTTGAATGGTGATAAAATAGAACGTAGAAAGATCGTTTTACCTCAGGCTTCGAACTTAAGACAGACATCAGATCCCTTCCGTAACACTGCAACTGTAACACCTAAAGTGCAAGGTTCAACAAACAATCTCACTCATCACGATTACTTGCTAAATCAGGGTATATCCTTCGCCAAATTGCACCAGCAAATGCGTAAACAGCATCTGCTGCGTACGAAGAGGATTGCCCAGATGGTGGATCAATActtcaaaagaaagaatggTGAAAAGGACAGACTTGCGCGAGAACGAGAGCTCAACCTAAAGAAATTGAGTAGATTAGCTGCTCAGGCTGTTAAGAAGCGTTGGACTCAAGCAAACAAGGTGTACTCCATTATTCAGCAGcaaaaagaagacgagTTAAAACAAATACAAGGTAGAGAGCACTTAAGTCAGATGCTAGAACATTCTACTCAATTATTGGAAGCCCAGTTCAATAAATCGTCTAGAGAAGCAACCACAGAACCTGAATTCGATAGCGATTCTGAATCAGTGCTATCGAATTCTGATGAAAACTTTAGTACTTCAGATGAGtctgaacaagaaaacTCAGACACTGAAAGAGTGACACGCGCAAAGGACGGTGACATGTCTTTgtctgtagaagaattgaagcaGAAGTATTCCACCCTTCAGGAGTCTGTAGAGCCTACATCATCTGCTCCTTCTGATAGAGATAATGATAGTGATGATgacagtgaagaagaggaagatggCATAGTCGTCAGCCAGGGTCTTTCTGCTTTGTACGGTGGGAGTGAATTGTCAGCCAGTGCAACTCCACAGCTTGCAGATGTAGAGTATACcgaagaacagaagaaactaaTCGAGGAACTCAATACTGAAGCGAGAGAAGATCCGGCATTGaattctgattctgaaaGCTCAGGATTTTCGTCTGAAGATGAGAATGAATCCGGCTCTGATGAAAGCGAGACTGTCGAAGAggacgacgaagaagaagaaaaagacgTTCCTGACAAAAAGGAAAATGGTTATGTTTCAAACTTGGGCAGCCTCTTCAATGGTCGCAACGATGCCtcggaagaagaagaggaaggATCTTATAGTGAAAGCGATGGTAAGACTAGCGAAGATGAAATGATGAGCACcactgatgaagaaagcGATGTCGTTGAAAACGGT gataTACCAATGGAAGACGAAGTTaaacaagaaacagaagaaggagCCCTACAAGAGATTAATGGCGCAAAAGTTAAAGATGTTCCACTTCCTTCCTTGCTAAGAGGTACCTTGAGACCATATCAAAAACAGGGTCTCAATTGGCTTGCAAGCTTATACAATAACGATACTAATGGTATTTTGGCCGACGAGATGGGTTTAGGTAAAACGATTCAGACAATATCTCTTTTGTCTTACTTGGCTTGTGAGCACCACATATGGGGACCGCATTTGATTGTTGTACCTACTTCTGTAATGTTAAACTGGGAAATggaattcaaaaaattcGCACCCGGTTTTAAGGTCATGACATACTACGGGTCCCCACAACAAAGAGctcagaaaagaaaaggttGGAATAACCCGGATACATTTCATGTTTGCATTACTTCATACCAATTAGTCGTTCAGGATCAGCAGTCcttcaaaagaagaaagtggAGATATATGATTCTCGATGAAGCTCacaatatcaagaatttcaggtCTACCAGATGGAGAGCtcttctcaatttcaatacGGAAAACAGATTGCTATTGACAGGAACCCCCTTGCAGAATAACTTAATGGAATTATGGTCGTTGTTATATTTTTTGATGCCTTCTTCTAAAGTGAATCAAGCAATGCCAGAAGGGTTTGCAAATTTGGACGACTTCCAAACATGGTTTGGTAGACCAGTTGATAAAATCTTAGAGCAGACCTCTGCTACTAGCACGAGCGATATTGTCGACGAGAATGAGAAAACCACCCATAGACTAGATGATGAAACCAGAAATACAGTGGCACGTTTACATCAAGTCTTGAGACCCTATTTGTTACGTCGGTTGAAGAAGGACGTCGAAAAGCAAATGCCAGGAAAATATGAGCATATAGTGTACTGCCGTCTCTCAAAGAGGCAAAGATTTTTGTATGATGATTTCATGTCGCGTGCCAAAACGAAGGAAACATTGGCATCGGGTAATTTCTTGTCTATTATTAACTGTTTGATGCAGTTAAGAAAGGTGTGTAATCATCCTGATCTTTTCGAAGTTAGACCTATTGTTACCTCTTTATCGATGCCCCGGTCTGTGTGCAACAGTTTCTCGTCGTCTGCGGCTTTGATTCGCAAAGAGTTGACAGATGAGAATTTGATGAAGGGtatcaatttcaatgtACTTAACTTGGATATCACGAACTcggacaacttgaactaTTTCGTGTCTCAGTCAGCCAGCAAGCTAAAGTCATCGAAGGAATTGGATGCCCAGATTCAAAAGCTATCGAATCTTGTTCCATCAGAATTGGGTGATGTGCCTGATGTGTCCGATTATTTGAAGTACTACCAGTACATCAAGACATGTGAACAGATAGAGGTCCGTGACAAACTCAAGCATATACTCTATTTAAACTCATTGAGATGCAGTCGTTCTCCAATTTATGGAGAGTCGTTGCTCCGATTCTTGACtaaggagaagaagaaagaggacAGTGATCTTTACGATAATCTTTTCCTTTCGGTTAATGACCGAGTCAGAGTTTTGGGAGATGttattgaaaagttctCTGTTATCACCCCAGCGGTCGTTGCATTAGATATGAAGGATCAAATTATCCCTCTTTCTACCCAGAGAAGAATCATGGATGAAGTTGCTAATAACCAAATCGAAAACCCATTTCATAAATCACAAACCAAACTCAGCATTGCATTTCCAGACAAATCATTGCTACAGTATGACTGTGGTAAACTTCAGAAACTAGCTAAACTCTTGCAAAATCTTACCGCTGGAGGTCATCGAGCTCTTATATTTACACAGATGACAAAGGTTTTGGATatacttgaacaatttttgaatatcCATGGCTACAGATACCTGAGATTAGACGGTGCCACCAAGATTGAGGACAGACAGCTCTTGACTGAGAAGTTCAATAGAGACCCCAAGATTTCGGTGTTTATTTTGTCCACAAGATCTGGTGGGTTAGGTATCAACTTGACTGGTGCCGATACGGTTATATTCTACGATTCCGATTGGAATCCTGCGATGGATAAACAATGTCAAGATCGTTGCCATAGAATTGGACAGAGTAGAGATGTTCACATTTACAGATTTGTTTCTGAGTACACCATCGAGTCGaacattttgaagaaagcaaacCAGAAGAGACAATTGGACAACGTTGTTATACAGGAAGGTGAGTTCACCACAGACTATTTTGGTAAGTTCTCCGTCAGAGATCTTGTTAATGATACTACTATTGCTGATCAAATTCCTGATAGAGAACTTGACTTCACTGGAGATGCCAAGATGGAGAAGGCATTTgcccaagttgaagatgaagacgataGAACTGCTGCCAATGAAGCAATGAAAGAAGTTGCTgttgacgatgaagatttCGACGAAGAAAGCAAATCGGCAACCACTGGAGGCACTCCAGCCCAGACCCCTG TTGGTGTACCCGCTGTTAAACAGGATGAACCTGTTGATGTCGACTATGAGGAAGGAATCGGCCACATCGATGAATACATGTTAAGATTCATTGCCGACGGCTACTACAACGACTGA
- the VMA10 gene encoding vacuolar ATPase V1 domain subunit G (Vacuolar ATP synthase subunit G (V-ATPase G subunit) (Vacuolar proton pump G subunit) (V-ATPase 13 kDa subunit)), which yields MSSSGIHSLLKTEKEAATIVNEARKYRTNRLKLAKADAQTEIDEYKIQKESELKKYEQEHAGLNDLIDKEADVQVQSELASIKAKYAEKKTSVVKLLVDATIKPTPELHINAAQG from the coding sequence ATGTCGTCCTCTGGAATCCATTCTCTTTTGAAGACTGAAAAGGAAGCCGCCACAATCGTTAATGAGGCAAGAAAATACAGAACCAACCGTTTGAAATTGGCCAAAGCCGATGCCCAGACTGAAATCGACGAATACAAGATTCAGAAGGAAAGcgaattgaagaagtatgaACAGGAACATGCTGGattgaacgacttgattGACAAAGAAGCCGATGTGCAAGTCCAGAGCGAATTGGCCAGCATCAAGGCCAAATATgcagaaaagaagacttcTGTAGTTAAGTTATTGGTGGATGCTACCATTAAGCCTACTCCAGAATTGCATATCAATGCTGCCCAGGGTTAA
- the MSC7 gene encoding Meiotic Sister-Chromatid recombination aldehyde dehydrogenase (aldehyde dehydrogenase NADP-dependent glyceraldehyde-3-phosphate dehydrogenase (GAPN) (ALD1)~go_function oxidoreductase activity~go_process metabolism) has product MILLDFKFHEWQWQYQISTTFFVFGIVPFVFWVYARYITASPNKYNKLEEPVKLSVPIPAEAKPHWKGKRLYPPNLTIRAANEPTKIQSYCPATGQYLGTFTATTRDEMNQQIANAKVAQKEWKASSFSLRRQVLKTLSRFILDNQEDIARIACRDSGKTKLDASMGEIMVTLEKLKWIIAHGERVLRPSQRPGPSNLLIGMMKNGEVRYEPLGVVAALVSWNYPFHNLMGPIIAALFTGNAIIVKCSEQVIWSSTWYIDLVRLVLKSLEIDPNLVQLCCCYAEDADHFTSHPGLSHITFIGSKPVAHKVVESASKELTPVVVELGGKDSLIVLDDVKDIESLSSVILRGTFQSAGQNCIGVERVICLPKSYEKLVEIFTERIKEFRLGSDIDQLDEIDMGAMISDNRFKQLEALVEDAVSKGARLIHGGKPYQHPNYPQGHYFEPTLIVDVDPSMRIFQEEVFGPVLTMIKANDVDDAVNLANGTEYGLGNSVFGSNFRQINEIANRLDSGNVAINDFATFYVAQLPFGGIKKSGYGKFGGEEGLLGLCVAKSVVMDKPIMRLFGVATSIPPPIDYPIKDDKRAWKFVSSLNTAGYDTRVWNIIKAFKKLAKGGA; this is encoded by the coding sequence ATGATCTTGTTagacttcaagttccaCGAATGGCAATGGCAGTACCAGATTTCGACAACTTTCTTTGTGTTTGGAATTGTTCCCTTTGTCTTCTGGGTTTATGCCCGCTACATCACAGCTTCACCtaacaagtacaacaaacttgaagaaccaGTCAAGCTTTCGGTTCCTATTCCTGCCGAGGCCAAACCCCACTGGAAGGGCAAGAGATTGTACCCTCCAAACTTGACTATCAGAGCAGCTAATGAGCCAACAAAGATTCAGAGTTACTGTCCTGCAACTGGCCAGTACTTGGGAACTTTCACAGCTACAACCAGAGACGAAATGAACCAACAAATAGCCAACGCTAAAGTGGCGCAGAAGGAGTGGAAAGCCTCCAGCTTCTCGTTGAGAAGACAAGTGTTGAAAACATTAAGCAGATTCATTCTCGACAACCAAGAAGACATCGCAAGAATTGCATGTCGAGACAGTGGAAAAACGAAACTCGACGCTCTGATGGGTGAAATTATGGTAACCTTAGAAAAGCTCAAATGGATCATTGCCCATGGTGAAAGAGTTTTGAGGCCTTCGCAACGTCCAGGACCTTCAAATTTATTGATCGGAATGAtgaaaaatggagaagtcAGATACGAACCATTAGGGGTTGTAGCTGCTCTTGTTTCATGGAATTATCCCTTTCACAATCTCATGGGTCCGATCATCGCGGCCTTGTTTACTGGAAATGCAATCATAGTTAAATGTTCTGAGCAGGTGATTTGGTCTTCGACATGGTACATTGATTTGGTTAGACTTGTGTTGAAGCTGCTTGAGATCGACCCCAATTTGGTACAATTGTGCTGTTGCTATGCTGAGGATGCTGACCATTTTACCTCTCATCCGGGCTTGTCGCATATCACCTTCATTGGCTCTAAACCTGTGGCCCATAAAGTTGTAGAAAGTGCTTCAAAGGAGCTTACCCCAGTAGTTGTGGAGCTTGGTGGAAAAGATTCGCTTATTGTTTTGGATGATGTCAAGGATATCGAGTCATTGTCATCTGTGATATTGAGAGGAACTTTCCAGAGCGCAGGTCAGAACTGTATTGGTGTCGAAAGAGTAAtttgtcttccaaagtCGTACGAGAAATTGGTTGAGATTTTCACCGAGAGAATCAAGGAGTTCCGCTTGGGCTCCGATATCGACCAGCTAGACGAAATCGACATGGGTGCAATGATTTCAGACAATAGATTTAAACAATTAGAAGCATTGGTGGAAGATGCTGTCAGTAAAGGAGCGAGACTAATACATGGTGGGAAACCATACCAGCATCCGAACTATCCTCAGGGCCACTACTTCGAACCTACGTTGATTGTGGACGTAGATCCCAGCATGAGaatcttccaagaagaagtgttTGGACCAGTTCTCACCATGATCAAAGCCAATGACGTAGACGATGCCGTCAACTTGGCTAACGGAACCGAATATGGATTGGGTAACTCTGTCTTTGGCAGCAACTTCAGGCAAATCAACGAGATTGCTAACAGACTTGATAGTGGCAATGTTGCCATAAATGACTTTGCCACTTTCTATGTAGCACAGCTTCCATTTGGAGGAATCAAGAAGTCCGGCTATGGTAAGTTTGGAGGAGAAGAAGGTCTCTTGGGCTTATGTGTAGCTAAGTCTGTTGTAATGGATAAGCCAATCATGAGACTATTTGGAGTAGCAACAAGCATTCCACCTCCAATTGATTATCCTATTAAGGATGACAAGAGGGCATGGAAATTTGTCCTGAGCTTGAACACTGCTGGTTACGATACCAGAGTGTGGAACATCATCAAAGCATTCAAAAAACTCGCAAAGGGGGGAGCATGA
- a CDS encoding predicted protein, translated as MSSRALRRLEKQRLEQEVNREDHVESEDDVLPVEAKANVFALLNEESEEEEKEEENEEAKEEEFKKVVVETKSKKSKKSKKKKASKKKQEIADSDEELDRILAEARKKDQQKLGDSRESSVKPQIGESYEDIYDFEEELDMEPTPIAEYDSNFKFFTSKRLKDSLPLLSIDSVKNLDPDQEFRHLFGNLSMETIEDANTTTSLAISPELLQQFKKLARLTRGWSGSDRRGVPGTTRKLLFTKIKDDYLPTALKPMGMEELKPDECIKYLDYKEDSAEIEDLEVKISKEANLGVRYFKFTKVNNVQERVANTRFYASVVMTPDPESLMQLLQQYPYHAETLLQVAMVLLRQGDNKSMSNSLIEKALFVFDRSLHKRFHEILSEAKTGLIRLPYEGFLNRQFHLCLFRYIIALGERSAFFTALNYCKFLLSISPAEDPLGVRYFIDHYAIMSEEYKYLVRLAESPLATTYNNWFTPGIAFSTVLAYLKLEDKENARRSLKLAFERHPYVAYKLMENIGLAVANVNEGDIPSDELTLLAGETYLVRAAAIWNQQSDRQFLHDELELLFKKSPVKKATVGFKSSIFAMLGMSTGNLKTGLPYNLIRFAILSGENKIMAKLPEAVWSREDTFEYDLLPPKNTTVDYNEFTGIINKKSGVVDSLIDYIDQNLLGAIVQNRTADNDFEGILRQLDEQEGNEE; from the coding sequence ATGAGTTCCAGAGCTCTAAGGAGGTTAGAAAAACAGAGGCTTGAGCAGGAGGTGAATCGGGAAGACCATGTCGAATCTGAAGACGATGTCTTGCCCGTTGAGGCAAAGGCGAATGTATTCGCCTTATTGAAcgaagaaagtgaagaagaagaaaaagaagaagagaatgaagaagccaaggaagaagaatttaAAAAGGTGGTTGTCGAaacgaaatcaaagaaaagcaagaaatcgaaaaagaaaaaagcATCTAAAAAGAAACAGGAGATTGCTGATAGtgatgaagaacttgataGAATCCTAGCAGAAGCCAGGAAGAAGGATCAACAGAAGCTTGGTGATTCTCGAGAATCCTCGGTAAAGCCCCAAATTGGAGAATCTTACGAAGATATTtatgattttgaagaagaattggacaTGGAACCAACGCCTATAGCTGAATACGATTCtaacttcaagttttttACATCCAAAAGGCTCAAGGACTCATTACCACTATTGTCAATAGATAGtgtgaagaacttggatCCAGATCAGGAATTCCGTCACTTATTTGGCAATCTTTCTATGGAAACTATAGAAGATGCCAATACGACCACTTCGTTGGCGATTTCTCCTGAACTCTTACAgcaattcaagaaacttgCTAGACTCACAAGAGGATGGAGTGGCAGTGACAGACGGGGAGTTCCAGGTACGACGAGAAAGTTGCTTTTCACAAAAATAAAGGATGACTACCTCCCAACAGCATTAAAGCCAATGGGTATGGAGGAGTTAAAGCCAGACGAATGTATCAAGTATTTGGACTACAAAGAGGATAGCGCTGAAATTGAGGACTTAGAGGTCAAAATCAGTAAGGAGGCTAACTTAGGAGTGAgatatttcaaattcacCAAAGTAAATAATGTCCAGGAGAGAGTAGCAAATACCAGATTCTACGCATCTGTTGTTATGACACCCGATCCAGAGTCGTTGATGCAATTGTTGCAACAATACCCATACCATGCAGAGACTTTACTTCAAGTAGCAATGGTCTTGCTTAGACAAGGAGATAACAAATCCATGAGTAATTCGTTAATAGAAAAGGCACTTTTCGTATTTGACAGATCTTTGCACAAGAGATTTCATGAGATTCTTTCTGAAGCGAAGACTGGACTCATCAGACTTCCATATGAAGGTTTCTTGAACAGACAGTTCCATTTGTGTCTTTTCAGATACATTATTGCATTGGGAGAGAGATCTGCCTTCTTCACAGCTCTAAACTATTGtaagttcttgttgtctaTTTCTCCTGCCGAGGATCCGCTAGGCGTTAGATATTTTATTGACCATTACGCCATCATGTCAGAGGAGTACAAGTACTTGGTAAGATTAGCTGAGTCTCCTTTGGCTACTACGTACAACAACTGGTTCACTCCAGGTATAGCATTTTCAACTGTCTTGGCGTATCTTAAGTTGGAAGACAAAGAGAATGCCAGAAGGCTGTTGAAGTTAGCTTTCGAGAGACATCCATATGTTGCATACAAATTGATGGAAAACATTGGATTGGCAGTTGCAAATGTGAACGAAGGGGATATTCCTTCTGATGAATTAACTTTGCTTGCTGGTGAAACCTATCTCGTGAGAGCAGCTGCCATCTGGAACCAACAGTCTGATAGACAGTTCTTACATGATGAATTAGAATTAttattcaagaaatcaCCCGTAAAGAAGGCAACGGTGGGattcaagtcttcgatCTTCGCCATGCTTGGCATGAGTACTGGTAATCTCAAAACTGGTTTACCCTACAATCTTATCAGATTTGCCATTCTTTCAGGGGAGAATAAGATCATGGCCAAGTTGCCCGAAGCTGTGTGGTCCAGAGAGGATACATTTGAATACGATCTTCTTCCACCGAAGAATACAACGGTGGACTACAATGAGTTCACGGGAATCATCAATAAGAAGAgtggagttgttgattcATTAATCGACTACATTGACCAGAATCTCCTCGGAGCCATTGTCCAGAATAGAACGGCAGATAACGATTTTGAAGGTATCTTACGACAATTGGATGAACAGGAAGGAAATGAAGAGTAG
- a CDS encoding predicted protein produces the protein DLKSPYPETSFSPKNKNVQKSNYRMSKLVEELLETEEKYIISMKVLQNFYLETFAINKKEVPVPIQQLKFYLSILITTHDSMLKSMKEVIEKRTDLVANIEEIAQLVAEKGICTHIYSEYCNVFEGVLKIIRDNKLLRVNEAMWDSKWIKGWETYLEATQPGTKHMDLSFYSLIQRPVARIGKYKLMIESLTKCSIKKKLSLESIYWVVRSKLNYINNVSKEFKGNEINDSVNLLVDFSGIETNMVTSSQFFGSILQIGAIASIWVEDGKCIGRTLAAFLYKSHLLLVDFAKVDKSKKHEIKFLVPLSKCALVNHFTETDGGLFCSLNNTIKIIFEKKFWQYEVLFVFINSEEKSIWSNYLHTLINEVNGPYPMNYKDAQREYLCVHPPAMDPYDINLLYLDYNKHKHSCYFKDTKCVHVISD, from the coding sequence GACCTCAAATCTCCTTATCCAGAGACTTCATTCTCTCCTAAGAACAAGAATGTTCAAAAATCCAACTATAGAATGCTGAAGTTAGTGGAAGAGTTATTGGAAACTGAGGAAAAGTACATTATTTCTATGAAGGTACTACaaaacttctacttggaaaCCTTTGcaatcaacaagaaggaagtGCCAGTTccaattcaacaacttaAATTCTATCTTTCTATTCTAATCACCACACATGATAGTATGTTGAAAAGTATGAAAGAGGTTATCGAGAAAAGAACCGATTTGGTTGCGAATATTGAAGAGATCGCACAGTTGGTGGCAGAAAAAggaatttgcacccatatATATCTGGAGTACTGCAATGTTTTCGAAGGTGTTTTAAAGATCATCAGAGACAACAAACTTCTTCGAGTCAATGAAGCTATGTGGGACAGCAAGTGGATCAAAGGTTGGGAAACATATTTAGAGGCTACGCAACCAGGAACCAAACACATGGACTTGTCTTTCTACTCATTGATTCAAAGACCAGTTGCTAGAATTGGCAAGTACAAGTTAATGATTGAATCATTGACAAAGTGTTCgatcaaaaagaaattgagtCTAGAAAGTATCTATTGGGTTGTGAGATCCAAACTTAATTACATCAACAACGTCAGTAAGGAATTCAAGGGCAATGAGATTAATGACTCGGTCAATCTATTGGTAGACTTCAGTGGAATTGAAACAAACATGGTAACTTCTCTGCAATTTTTTGGTTCTATTCTACAAATTGGAGCTATTGCATCTATTTGGGTGGAAGATGGAAAATGTATTGGTAGAACTTTAGCTGCATTCCTATATAAGAGCCATTTACTTCTTGTCGACTTTGCCAAAGTGGACAAGAGTAAAAAACACGAGATCAAGTTTTTGGTTCCTCTATCGAAATGTGCGTTAGTAAACCATTTCACTGAAACAGATGGAGGGCTATTTTGTAGTCTCAATAACACCATCAAGATCATATTTGAGAAAAAGTTTTGGCAGTACGAAGTCCTCTTCGTGTTCATCAACCTGGAAGAGAAGTCTATCTGGAGTAATTACCTTCATACCCTTATCAATGAAGTCAATGGCCCTTACCCCATGAATTATAAGGATGCTCAAAGAGAGTATCTTTGTGTACATCCTCCTGCAATGGATCCCTACGATATCAATCTTCTCTATTTGGACTACAACAAACATAAACACTCTTGCTACTTCAAAGATACAAAGTGTGTTCACGTCATCCTGGAC
- a CDS encoding adjacent to HXT4 gives MAGPHKVFYRGSDSDFIVFVEDPQSLVSYKKDSSIPIVDVLSVYKVFTNRTGGADGIFDEASKSELSNEFGKLNKDEVISKILKEGADRRGAEIHSGGSRTFS, from the coding sequence ATGGCAGGTCCCCACAAAGTATTCTACAGAGGCTCTGACAGCGATTTCATCGTTTTTGTCGAAGATCCTCAATCCCTTGTCAGCTACAAAAAggattcttcaattcccaTTGTGGATGTCCTTTCTGTCTACAAGGTGTTCACCAATAGAACGGGGGGTGCAGATGGGATCTTTGACGAAGCATCCAAGTCAGAATTACTGAATGAATTTGGCAAGCTTAACAAGGATGAGGTGATTCTGAAGATCTTAAAAGAAGGTGCTGACAGGCGTGGTGCAGAGATCCACTCTGGAGGCAGCCGTACGTTCTCATGA